Proteins from a genomic interval of Pseudomonas asplenii:
- a CDS encoding ethanolamine ammonia-lyase subunit EutB, which yields MATFAHSVGAQTYRFDSLKEVMAKASPARSGDFLAGVAAQNDGERVAAQMTLANIPLKHFLEEMLIPYESDEVTRLIVDTHDKQAFAAVSHLTVGGLRDWLLSDAADEQSLRALAPGLTPEMAAAVSKIMRVQDLVLVAQKIRVVTKFRGTLGLRGRLSTRLQPNHPTDDPAGIAASVLDGLLYGNGDAMIGINPATDSLSSICDLLQMLDAVIKRYEIPTQACVLTHVTTSIEAINRGVPLDLVFQSIAGTEAANASFGISLKILQEGYDAGLSLNRGTLGQNLMYFETGQGSALSANAHFGVDQQTCETRAYAVARHFKPFLVNTVVGFIGPEYLYNGKQIIRAGLEDHFCGKLLGVPMGCDICYTNHAEADQDDMDTLLTLLGVAGINFIMGIPGSDDIMLNYQTTSFHDALYARQTLGLKPAPEFEQWLAKMGIFTQADGKVHFGSNLPPAFRQALEQLG from the coding sequence ATGGCCACATTCGCCCATTCCGTCGGCGCCCAGACCTATCGCTTCGACAGCCTCAAGGAGGTCATGGCCAAGGCCAGTCCCGCCCGTTCCGGCGATTTTCTCGCTGGCGTCGCCGCACAGAACGACGGCGAACGGGTCGCAGCCCAGATGACCTTGGCCAATATTCCCCTCAAGCATTTCCTCGAGGAAATGCTGATTCCCTATGAATCCGACGAAGTCACCCGGCTGATCGTCGACACCCACGACAAGCAGGCCTTCGCTGCCGTCAGCCACCTGACCGTCGGCGGCCTGCGCGACTGGCTGCTCAGCGACGCCGCCGACGAACAGAGCCTGCGCGCCCTCGCCCCTGGACTGACCCCGGAAATGGCCGCTGCGGTCTCCAAGATCATGCGCGTCCAGGACCTGGTGCTGGTGGCGCAGAAGATCCGCGTGGTGACGAAATTCCGTGGCACCCTGGGTCTGCGCGGGCGACTGTCGACCCGCCTGCAACCCAACCATCCGACCGACGATCCGGCCGGCATCGCAGCCAGCGTTCTCGACGGCCTGCTCTACGGCAACGGCGACGCGATGATCGGCATCAACCCGGCCACCGACAGCCTGAGTTCGATCTGCGATCTGCTGCAGATGCTCGACGCGGTGATCAAACGCTACGAAATCCCGACTCAAGCCTGCGTGCTGACCCACGTCACCACCTCCATCGAGGCGATCAACCGAGGCGTGCCGCTGGACCTGGTGTTCCAATCCATCGCCGGCACCGAGGCGGCCAACGCCAGTTTCGGCATCAGTTTGAAGATCCTCCAGGAAGGCTACGACGCCGGCCTGAGCCTCAATCGCGGCACCCTCGGCCAGAACCTGATGTATTTCGAGACCGGCCAGGGCAGCGCGTTGTCGGCCAACGCCCACTTCGGCGTCGACCAACAGACCTGCGAAACTCGCGCCTACGCCGTGGCCCGGCACTTCAAGCCATTTCTGGTCAACACCGTGGTCGGCTTCATCGGCCCGGAATATCTGTACAACGGCAAACAGATTATCCGCGCCGGCCTGGAAGACCACTTCTGTGGCAAGTTGCTGGGCGTGCCCATGGGCTGCGATATCTGCTACACCAACCATGCCGAAGCCGACCAGGACGACATGGATACCCTGCTGACCCTGCTCGGCGTGGCCGGGATCAACTTCATCATGGGGATTCCCGGCTCCGACGACATCATGCTCAACTACCAGACCACCTCGTTCCACGATGCCCTTTATGCCCGCCAGACCCTGGGCCTGAAGCCGGCGCCGGAGTTCGAGCAGTGGTTGGCGAAGATGGGGATTTTCACCCAGGCCGATGGCAAGGTGCATTTCGGCAGTAACCT
- the eat gene encoding ethanolamine permease: MTTQTELKPTLGTLHLWGIAVGLVISGEYFGWSYGWGTAGTLGFLVTALMVATMYTCFIFSFTELTTAIPHAGGPFAYSRRAFGEKGGLIAGIATLIEFVFAPPAIAMAIGAYLNVQYPGLDPKIAAVGAYIVFMTLNILGVSIAATFELVVTVLAVAELLVFMGVVAPGFSFSNFVLNGWSGSSTFSLDAIPGIFAAIPFAIWFFLAIEGAAMAAEEAKDPKRTIPKAYVSGILTLVFLAIGVMVMAGGVGDWRQLSNINDPLPQAMKAVVGNNSSWMHMLVWIGLFGLVASFHGIILGYSRQFFALARAGYLPQSLAKLSRFRTPHRAILVGGVIGIAAIYSDGLVNLQGMSLTAAMITMSVFGAIVMYIISMLSLFKLRRSEPNLERTFRAPGYPIVPGIALALALVCLVAMAWFNTLIGLIFLGFMVAGFIYFQLTASQRSQAPADAMLTGD, encoded by the coding sequence ATGACAACCCAAACCGAACTCAAACCGACCCTCGGTACCCTGCACCTGTGGGGTATCGCGGTCGGCCTGGTGATCTCCGGTGAATACTTTGGCTGGAGTTATGGCTGGGGCACCGCCGGGACCCTGGGGTTCCTCGTCACCGCCTTGATGGTGGCGACCATGTACACCTGTTTCATCTTCAGTTTCACCGAACTCACCACCGCTATTCCCCACGCTGGCGGCCCCTTTGCCTACAGCCGTCGTGCCTTCGGCGAAAAAGGCGGCCTGATCGCCGGGATCGCCACCCTGATCGAATTCGTCTTCGCCCCACCGGCAATTGCCATGGCCATTGGCGCCTATCTCAATGTGCAGTATCCCGGCCTCGATCCGAAGATCGCCGCCGTGGGCGCCTATATCGTCTTCATGACCCTGAACATCCTCGGCGTCAGCATCGCCGCGACCTTCGAGCTGGTGGTCACCGTGCTGGCGGTGGCCGAGCTGCTGGTCTTCATGGGCGTGGTCGCGCCGGGCTTCAGCTTCAGCAACTTCGTGCTCAATGGCTGGTCGGGGTCGAGCACCTTCAGCCTGGACGCGATCCCCGGTATCTTCGCCGCCATCCCCTTCGCCATCTGGTTCTTCCTCGCCATCGAAGGCGCGGCCATGGCCGCCGAAGAAGCCAAGGACCCCAAACGCACCATTCCCAAGGCCTATGTCAGCGGCATCCTGACCCTGGTGTTCCTGGCCATCGGCGTGATGGTGATGGCCGGTGGCGTCGGCGACTGGCGCCAACTGTCGAACATCAACGACCCGCTGCCCCAGGCCATGAAAGCGGTGGTCGGCAACAACTCGAGCTGGATGCACATGCTGGTGTGGATCGGCCTGTTCGGCCTGGTGGCGAGCTTCCACGGGATCATTCTCGGCTACTCGCGTCAGTTCTTCGCACTCGCCCGGGCCGGCTACCTGCCGCAGTCGCTGGCCAAGCTCTCGCGTTTTCGTACCCCGCACCGGGCAATCCTCGTGGGTGGGGTGATCGGCATCGCGGCGATCTACAGCGACGGCCTGGTCAACCTGCAGGGCATGAGCCTGACGGCGGCGATGATCACCATGTCGGTATTCGGTGCGATCGTCATGTACATCATCAGTATGCTGAGCCTGTTCAAGCTGCGGCGCAGCGAGCCGAACCTGGAGCGTACCTTCCGCGCGCCGGGTTATCCGATCGTGCCCGGCATCGCCCTTGCATTGGCCCTGGTCTGCCTGGTGGCGATGGCCTGGTTCAACACCCTGATCGGCCTGATTTTCCTGGGTTTCATGGTGGCGGGCTTCATCTACTTCCAGTTGACCGCCAGCCAGCGCTCGCAGGCGCCGGCAGACGCTATGCTGACCGGTGACTGA